ACTCATCTGTTCCACCATAGAAAAAGAAAGTATCAATTGCTGAATTTATATAGTAATACGCTGAATCTATTTTTCCATATTTCTTATGCCAATTACTTAAATGGGCAAGCATCACAGTAAGCCCCCTTTTATCCTTAGAGTGCTTTATATTTTCTAGAGACATCATTATTGAACTTTTAGATTTGAAAGGATTTTTCTTAAACTCAAGAAAAGATTTTACCATATAGCATTGACCAAGATTGTTATAATCTTTATAAATCTTCCCCCAATAAATTGCATTTTGTAATGCCTTTTCAGCTAAAACTGTATCATTTTGCACTCTATATAGAGAAGATTTTCTCAAGTAATAAAAAGGGTTTAATGAATAAAATTTTGTTTTCTCTATCTCCGCTTTTGAAGCATCTAACATTTCAAGGCTCTTATCAAACATTGAGAGTTTTTCATATAATAAAGAAGAGGTTATTAATGAAGAAATTCGAATGGAATCTGAGAGTTCGTATTGGTCTTCTAAAATATTCAACAGTATATCTAATGCTTTCTCATTGTAATTATTGGCATCTAGAATAACTGCTTTTTGATACATCAATGCCGTGCTATCGTAATTTGAAAATAGAATAAAACTATCTATTTCTTGAAGATTTCTATGCGTAAAAAAATCTCTTCCAAATGAAGGTTTTAGGTCTTTAGAAAAACCTATTTGAACAGGAATCAAACAGATGAAAAAACACCAAAATAAAGAAGAAACAATTAATAATTTGCAATTGCTCATTTTAAAAAATTAGAAATTATCTTTCGATGGCAATATTGGAATAATTCACAGTAAAATCTTATCATATATAATTGATATAAACACTTCATAGACTACCTAAAAGTTTTAAAGCATTCTTTTTTCGTGTAGTACCAATTGGTAATTCAGTACCATTTATAAATACTTTGGACGAATTATATTTTTCAACCTTTTTTGTATGGATTAAGTATTTTCTATGGATTTTGATAAAATCACTAGAGTGGATTAGTTGCTCAAGATTCTGAAGAGAATTTCGAACCAAAATTGGCGCATTCTTGTTTTCTAAATAAATATTTACATAAACATGATCAGCCTCAATAAAGAGAATTTTACGAATATCCAACCTTATAGTACTATATCCATCTTTAATAATTAGAACATCATCAGCATCTCTACTATTTAATGATATCATTTCTAGTGTAGTATATAATGTATCTTTATTTATTGGTTTTGTTAAAAAACCATTCGGATGTGTTGCCCTTGCACGCTCTATAGTTTCATCATCAAAATGAGAGGAAATAAAAACAAATGGAATATTCTCTTGTTTAACCAAAATTTTTGCTAAATCGATTCCCGAATTTTTCTCATTTAAATTAATATCCAGTAATGCAATGTCAATAGAGAATTCATTAATACATGCAATCGCTTGACTGAATGTCCTTGCTATTTTAATGTTCTCATAACCTTTTTGTATCAGATAATGAGCAAAAGCTTTGGCAATAATTACATCATCTTCTACAATTAAAATGCAACTGAGCTTCATGTACGATATTTATATTTGCATTAGTAGGGATTACAATATTACAT
This genomic interval from Flavobacteriales bacterium contains the following:
- a CDS encoding response regulator transcription factor; protein product: MKLSCILIVEDDVIIAKAFAHYLIQKGYENIKIARTFSQAIACINEFSIDIALLDINLNEKNSGIDLAKILVKQENIPFVFISSHFDDETIERARATHPNGFLTKPINKDTLYTTLEMISLNSRDADDVLIIKDGYSTIRLDIRKILFIEADHVYVNIYLENKNAPILVRNSLQNLEQLIHSSDFIKIHRKYLIHTKKVEKYNSSKVFINGTELPIGTTRKKNALKLLGSL